A genomic window from Henningerozyma blattae CBS 6284 chromosome 3, complete genome includes:
- the PET191 gene encoding Pet191p (similar to Saccharomyces cerevisiae PET191 (YJR034W); ancestral locus Anc_1.458), with amino-acid sequence MPASCKDQKKAVAICLQRSPCVMLERNKPQDCLDNPELRKDLPELCLAQMRAFLDCKKGILDMTKRFTGNGPLSTGKYDQQYDNLCAGNFDPREELHRLEVLDSTRKD; translated from the coding sequence ATGCCTGCTAGTTGTAAAGATCAGAAAAAAGCCGTAGCTATATGTCTACAAAGATCACCATGTGTGATGCTAGAGAGGAATAAGCCTCAAGACTGTCTCGATAACCCTGAATTACGCAAAGACCTTCCTGAACTATGTTTAGCACAAATGAGAGCATTTCTCGATTGTAAAAAAGGTATTTTAGATATGACCAAACGGTTCACAGGAAATGGACCACTTTCTACAGGTAAATACGACCAACAATACGATAATTTATGCGCGGGTAATTTTGACCCTAGGGAGGAACTACATAGATTAGAAGTCTTAGATAGTACCAGAAAGGATTAA
- the PXP1 gene encoding putative indolepyruvate decarboxylase family protein (similar to Saccharomyces cerevisiae YEL020C; ancestral locus Anc_1.450): MSKQFARILKHHGITTVFGIVGIPVVEIAEQLQDENINFISMRNEQSSSYAASIYSYLDNYYNNSNGGNSQKKPAVLLVVGGPGIIHALAGIYNSIMNKFPLLVIAGTVAKDEEYKMGFQEMDHLSMLQGFDLKFKGNLTWENMERITYLAIKNCCNGNNNGVSFLNFPADLIQDTRVKDLELTHCHNHILQMGPDPNQIDRIVKFLTKSSSLQTLLIIGKGAINTDITKINEFVNKFQLPFLPTPMAKGIVPDSHPLNVSVARSFALKNSDIIIVIGARLNWILHFGSFGKTKFKPGCQFIQIDNDSEVLGWNNNQGNENCLLSDIGLALDSISQKLPLGFKFSKEKQEDNKLSNEIQKIIENNTNKLRLKQRYDHNNGAPSYEQVYYKLNQVINDKQTILVTEGANTMDIARICFQTDYPLHRLDCGTNATMGIGIGYAIASKLAVPDKLTVLIQGDSAFGFSGMELETISRFKLGIVVIIMNNSGIYHGNEKFNPMEPYSNKVTDLTYNCRYDIMAQGLGCNGYLVKDLNQLQSVFHHASTLAMEKNQCSVINMIISPGKQGKLEFAWQNKGKQLNTKL; the protein is encoded by the coding sequence ATGTCCAAACAATTTGCTAGGATATTAAAGCATCATGGTATTACTACGGTTTTTGGAATTGTAGGTATACCGGTGGTGGAAATTGCTGAACAGTTAcaagatgaaaatattaatttcatttccATGAGAAATGAACAAAGTTCTTCATATGCAGCTTCGATCTATTCTTATCTAGATAATTACTACAACAATAGCAATGGCGGCAATTCACAGAAGAAACCTGCTGTTTTATTGGTAGTGGGTGGCCCAGGGATTATCCATGCATTGGCGGGCATTTACAACTCAATAATGAACAAGTTCCCTCTATTAGTCATTGCAGGCACTGTTGcaaaagatgaagaataCAAGATGGGGTTCCAAGAAATGGATCATTTATCAATGTTACAAGGGTTCGATTTGAAATTCAAGGGTAATTTGACTTGGGAAAATATGGAACGAATCACTTATTTAGCTATCAAGAATTGTtgtaatggtaataataacggCGTTTCATTCTTGAATTTCCCTGCAGATTTGATCCAAGATACGAGGGTGAAAGATTTGGAATTGACTCATTGTCATAACcatattttacaaatggGTCCCGATCCAAATCAAATCGATCGTATTGTCAAATTTCTAActaaatcttcatctttGCAAACTCTTTTAATTATCGGTAAAGGTGCTATTAATACTGATATTACCAAAATCAATGAATTTgtcaataaatttcaacTACCGTTCTTACCAACCCCCATGGCAAAGGGTATCGTGCCAGATTCTCATCCTTTAAACGTTTCTGTTGCCAGATCATTTGCTTTAAAGAATAGTGATATTATAATAGTGATTGGTGCTCGTTTAAATTGGATCCTTCATTTTGGTTCATTTGgtaaaacaaaatttaaaccTGGTTGTCAATTCATTCAAATTGATAACGATTCAGAAGTCCTAGGTTGGAATAATAATCAAGGGAATGaaaattgtttattatCGGACATTGGACTCGCATTAGATTCGATTTCGCAAAAGTTACCCTTGGGGTTCAAATTTTCCAAAGAGAAGCAAGaggataataaattatcaaatgaaattcaaaaaattattgaaaataatacaaacaaATTACGATTAAAACAAAGATATGACCACAATAATGGCGCCCCCTCTTATGAACAagtatattataaattaaaccAAGTCATTAATGACAAACAAACAATCTTAGTCACTGAAGGTGCAAATACAATGGATATTGCAAGAATTTGTTTCCAAACAGATTACCCATTACATAGATTAGATTGTGGTACTAATGCCACTATGGGTATTGGGATAGGTTATGCTATTGCCTCTAAATTGGCAGTCCCTGATAAATTAACTGTTTTAATCCAAGGTGATTCTGCATTTGGATTTTCAGGAATGGAATTAGAAACAATATCAAGATTTAAATTAGGGATAGtcgttattattatgaataATAGTGGTATTTATCATGGGAATGAAAAGTTTAATCCAATGGAAccttattcaaataaagtCACCGATTTAACTTATAATTGTAGATATGATATAATGGCTCAGGGATTGGGTTGTAATGGATATCTtgtaaaagatttaaatcaattacaaTCAGTATTCCATCATGCAAGTACGTTAGCtatggaaaaaaatcaatgtAGCGTCATTAATATGATAATATCTCCGGGAAAACAAGGGAAATTGGAATTTGCTTGGCAAAACAAGGgtaaacaattaaatacCAAACTTTGA